The proteins below are encoded in one region of Triticum aestivum cultivar Chinese Spring chromosome 1B, IWGSC CS RefSeq v2.1, whole genome shotgun sequence:
- the LOC123136481 gene encoding transcription factor FAMA, protein MEKQGSSHQLDTFAQLDGGAAPEEPIGGGAGAEMVDYMLGQTTPLPPGGPHGQVSLDKLSFSDVLQFADFGPRLALNQPSADHDDARDDDEEDSYFFRFQSQLSGSDDPDPRGGAGIHHAAEHEGSKTADGSGGPHDHGGGVSESTTLVQQSDGGGRVGQKAGGEQAKSGRRKRPRSTKTSEEVESQRMTHIAVERNRRRQMNDYLRVLRSLMPGSYVQRGDQASIIGGAIEFIRELEQLIQCLESQKRRRLYGDTPRPVADASAPVVPATSIHEPPPQGHEAPPFYVSPSLSFPAAGNGDGAAGAKVMIDLDTCGGGLREEVAENKSSLADIEVRVLGEDAVIKVLSRRRPEQLIKTIAVLEEMHMSILHTNITTIEQTVLYSFNVKITSEPRFTAEEIVGAVHQILSFIDVNYTL, encoded by the exons ATGGAAAAACAG GGAAGCAGCCACCAGCTGGACACCTTCGCTCAACtggacggcggggcggcgccggaggagccGATCGGCGGTGGCGCGGGAGCTGAGATGGTGGACTACATGCTGGGCCAGACGACGCCGCTGCCTCCGGGTGGGCCGCACGGCCAGGTGTCCTTGGACAAGCTCAGCTTCTCCGACGTGCTACAGTTCGCCGACTTCGGCCCCAGGCTCGCGCTCAACCAGCCGTCTGCCGACCACGACGACGCccgtgacgacgacgaggaggacagCTACTTCTTCAGGTTCCAGTCCCAGCTCTCCGGCTCGGACGACCCCGATCCCCGCGGAGGCGCAGGTATCCACCACGCTGCGGAGCACGAGGGCAGCAAGACGGCGGACGGATCAGGAGGCCCGCACGATCACGGCGGCGGCGTCTCCGAGAGCACCACGCTGGTCCAGCAGTCCGACGGCGGCGGCAGGGTCGGCCAGAAGGCTGGCGGGGAGCAGGCGAAGAGCGGGCGGCGGAAGCGGCCCCGGTCGACCAAGACCAGCGAGGAGGTGGAGAGCCAGCGGATGACGCACATCGCCGTCGAGCGCAACCGGCGGAGACAGATGAACGATTACCTCAGGGTCCTCAGGTCCCTCATGCCAGGATCCTACGTCCAAAGG GGAGATCAAGCATCCATCATAGGCGGAGCCATAGAGTTCATACGTGAGCTAGAGCAGCTAATCCAGTGCCTCGAGTCACAGAAGCGGCGGCGCCTGTACGGCGACACGCCACGGCCGGTCGCTGACGCGTCCGCCCCAGTGGTGCCGGCGACATCCATCCACGAGCCGCCACCGCAAGGGCACGAGGCTCCGCCATTCTACGTCTCCCCGAGCCTCTCGTTCCCTGCGGCGGGGAACGGTGACGGTGCCGCCGGTGCCAAGGTGATGATCGACCTCGACACGTGCGGCGGCGGGCTCCGTGAGGAGGTGGCCGAGAACAAGTCGAGCCTGGCGGACATCGAGGTGCGCGTGCTGGGCGAGGACGCGGTGATCAAGGTCCTGTCTCGCCGCCGGCCGGAGCAGCTGATCAAGACCATCGCCGTGCTGGAGGAGATGCACATGTCCATCCTCCACACCAACATCACCACCATCGAGCAGACCGTCCTCTACTCCTTCAACGTCAAG ATCACGAGCGAGCCAAGATTCACGGCGGAGGAGATCGTCGGCGCCGTCCACCAGATCCTCAGCTTCATCGACGTCAACTACACGTTATGA